The Solibacillus sp. FSL W7-1464 genome contains a region encoding:
- a CDS encoding DUF4212 domain-containing protein — MKKIDKKVADAYFREKNTYMAVYFAIWFLVSYVMVALADSLTDVQFLGFPFHYFMGAIGALLTFIILLFVNAIVGDKIDKKYGISEARNEEIGANNMINH; from the coding sequence ATGAAAAAAATCGACAAAAAAGTTGCTGATGCCTATTTCCGTGAGAAAAATACGTACATGGCCGTTTATTTTGCTATCTGGTTTTTAGTGTCTTACGTTATGGTAGCGCTTGCAGACTCATTAACCGATGTTCAGTTTTTGGGATTCCCGTTCCACTATTTTATGGGGGCAATTGGAGCCTTGCTTACTTTCATTATATTACTCTTTGTAAATGCAATTGTTGGGGACAAAATTGATAAAAAGTATGGGATTAGTGAAGCACGAAATGAAGAAATAGGCGCAAACAATATGATTAATCACTAA
- a CDS encoding sulfatase-like hydrolase/transferase: MELQKEENIQETKPNILIFIVDEQRFPTVYENKELKKWRKENLKTQELLRENGMEFLNHYVGSTACSPSRATLYTGQYPSLHGLTKTTGAAASSFEPDVFWLDPNTVPTFGDYFRAAGYRTFWKGKWHVSPQDILIPGTQNALPSYDSNTGIPDRKLENFYLESDRLNEFGFSGWLGPEPHGSNPRNSASSAAIGTSGRDEVYSREVVDLLHSLEADRVNQSQPWLIVSSFLNPHDITLFGETTEYHPLFNFEVDPSVPFIPPAPTSDELLHTKPTAQQSYKETYHKAFQPTRDSLFYRQLYFSLHKKVDQEMEKVYNKLKSSKFYDNTIIIFTSDHGDLLGAHGGLFQKWYNAYEEATHVPFIVHSPKLFSNRQTTDMLTSHVDILPTLLGLAKIDAKKIQQELRGNHTEVHQPVGRDLTPLLHGEAAFLRVNEPIYFMTDDDVTRGLSQVSITGQPYNSVTQPNHIESVIAYLPTGQNRERERWKFSRYFDNPQFWSNPGVEDQVTEIQSQTPINEEVTVSMSKIVTKTVPVPEQYELYNLTKDPLERKNLANPIHANIVTKLIQSLMMNLLEEQRKQKRLTPTNGTASCMENSED, from the coding sequence TTGGAATTGCAGAAAGAGGAGAATATACAGGAAACAAAACCAAATATCCTAATCTTTATAGTGGATGAACAAAGGTTTCCGACAGTTTACGAAAATAAGGAACTGAAAAAATGGCGTAAAGAAAACTTAAAGACACAGGAATTATTACGAGAAAATGGAATGGAGTTTTTAAACCATTATGTCGGAAGCACAGCTTGTTCACCGAGTAGAGCAACACTGTATACGGGACAATATCCATCATTACATGGACTAACTAAAACAACAGGAGCTGCTGCTTCTTCATTTGAACCGGATGTATTTTGGCTAGATCCCAATACAGTTCCAACTTTTGGGGACTATTTTCGTGCGGCAGGCTACCGTACATTTTGGAAGGGAAAATGGCATGTGAGCCCTCAGGATATTTTAATTCCTGGAACCCAAAATGCATTGCCTAGTTACGACTCAAATACAGGTATTCCTGACCGAAAACTTGAAAACTTTTACTTGGAATCTGATCGTCTAAACGAATTTGGCTTTTCCGGCTGGCTTGGTCCAGAACCTCATGGATCAAATCCCCGTAATTCTGCTTCATCTGCTGCAATTGGAACAAGTGGGCGTGATGAAGTATATTCAAGAGAAGTAGTAGATTTACTTCATTCACTTGAAGCGGATCGTGTTAATCAAAGTCAGCCTTGGCTGATAGTATCTTCATTTTTAAATCCACATGATATTACGTTGTTCGGGGAGACAACTGAATACCATCCGTTATTCAACTTTGAAGTAGACCCTTCTGTACCTTTTATTCCACCTGCGCCTACATCGGATGAATTATTGCACACAAAGCCAACTGCACAACAAAGCTACAAAGAGACCTATCATAAAGCCTTCCAGCCAACAAGAGACAGTCTTTTTTATCGTCAGCTTTATTTCTCCCTTCATAAAAAAGTCGATCAAGAAATGGAGAAAGTATACAATAAATTAAAATCCAGCAAATTTTACGATAATACAATTATTATTTTTACTTCAGACCATGGAGATTTATTAGGTGCTCACGGCGGATTATTTCAAAAGTGGTATAACGCATACGAAGAAGCGACGCATGTGCCATTTATTGTTCATAGTCCAAAATTGTTTTCAAATAGGCAAACTACGGATATGCTGACTAGTCATGTAGATATCCTGCCAACTCTGTTAGGATTGGCTAAAATTGATGCAAAGAAAATTCAGCAGGAGTTAAGAGGAAATCATACTGAAGTGCATCAACCTGTAGGAAGAGATTTAACGCCGCTTCTACATGGGGAAGCGGCTTTCCTAAGGGTAAATGAACCGATTTATTTTATGACAGATGATGATGTAACGAGAGGACTATCTCAGGTTAGTATTACTGGTCAGCCGTATAATTCTGTTACCCAGCCAAATCATATTGAATCAGTCATTGCTTATCTTCCAACTGGCCAAAATAGGGAAAGGGAGCGCTGGAAATTTTCCAGATACTTTGATAATCCGCAATTTTGGAGTAACCCCGGAGTAGAAGATCAAGTAACGGAAATCCAGAGTCAAACGCCAATTAATGAAGAAGTGACTGTTTCTATGTCAAAAATAGTAACCAAAACAGTTCCTGTGCCCGAACAATATGAGCTGTATAACCTTACTAAGGATCCTCTTGAAAGAAAAAATCTTGCAAATCCTATACACGCAAATATTGTAACAAAATTGATCCAATCATTAATGATGAATCTCCTGGAAGAACAACGTAAACAAAAAAGGCTTACACCAACGAACGGTACTGCTTCATGTATGGAAAATAGCGAGGATTAA
- a CDS encoding PD-(D/E)XK nuclease family protein has protein sequence MKSLKRMLYELTMDKDFVALKILIDRPNVFHVAGATHLETWHSRFLSWLLNPTERHMLGYYPFQRFLMIVAESADENIDDITDIAMLNVNQFRNPEVIPEKDINKLNIYEVEEELERNDEKGRLDVFFKVNYIDEKEKTNEQKLILAVEQKVYARVDVNQCNKYLRKFEETFKDDKFLLVALIPKSQMKESNEATFGSSKWIGIDYQQLVDFVLMPCLSNPDLNIYAKPIIQQYVDALRMPYKNKREKLATIEEERILVRSIYDRFEDVIKAITNISNEDDSEERDYVKMVVTETYGDVFRTIRWVLDEENDVDELWNFSPLFQRTIYKRWNELTIIINHEGNEKVITGENVPQMWIKTLQWIEEQGLPLRELVDEGVILGSGDRGKRYAIAMQPVHLDRRRFTTIREYQSTLTGEIYYIEAKINSKSAMQTIAKLLKKLNIEAKTPLLENNAIEDNTIINRTINDDNYK, from the coding sequence ATGAAATCCCTTAAACGGATGCTTTATGAACTAACAATGGATAAAGATTTTGTTGCGTTAAAAATTTTAATTGATCGGCCAAATGTTTTCCATGTTGCAGGGGCAACTCATCTTGAAACATGGCATTCAAGATTTTTATCGTGGCTTTTAAATCCGACAGAGAGACATATGTTAGGCTATTATCCTTTTCAGAGATTTTTAATGATTGTGGCAGAGTCGGCGGATGAAAATATTGATGATATTACTGATATTGCTATGCTAAATGTAAATCAATTCCGAAATCCTGAGGTAATCCCGGAAAAGGATATAAATAAACTAAATATATATGAAGTAGAGGAAGAATTGGAGAGAAATGATGAAAAAGGAAGGCTGGATGTCTTTTTCAAAGTAAATTATATTGATGAAAAAGAGAAAACGAATGAGCAAAAATTAATCCTTGCTGTAGAACAAAAGGTATATGCAAGAGTGGATGTAAATCAATGTAATAAATACTTAAGGAAATTTGAGGAAACTTTTAAAGATGATAAATTTTTACTTGTTGCACTAATCCCGAAAAGCCAAATGAAAGAATCAAATGAAGCAACTTTTGGCAGTTCCAAATGGATCGGAATCGATTACCAGCAACTGGTGGACTTCGTTCTAATGCCTTGTTTGTCTAATCCGGACCTCAATATATATGCCAAACCTATTATTCAACAATATGTGGACGCGTTGCGGATGCCATATAAAAATAAACGCGAAAAACTCGCTACTATAGAAGAAGAGAGAATTTTGGTTCGTTCAATATACGACCGATTTGAAGATGTTATTAAAGCAATTACAAATATATCAAACGAAGATGATAGTGAAGAAAGAGATTATGTAAAGATGGTTGTAACAGAAACATACGGTGATGTGTTCAGAACCATACGCTGGGTCCTGGATGAAGAAAATGATGTAGATGAGTTATGGAACTTCTCTCCACTATTCCAAAGAACTATCTACAAAAGATGGAATGAGTTAACCATTATCATTAATCATGAAGGAAATGAAAAAGTCATAACAGGTGAAAATGTACCGCAAATGTGGATCAAGACATTACAATGGATTGAGGAACAAGGTCTTCCATTAAGAGAACTCGTTGATGAAGGTGTTATTCTTGGAAGCGGTGATAGGGGAAAACGTTATGCAATAGCAATGCAGCCAGTGCATTTGGATAGAAGAAGATTTACTACCATTCGTGAGTACCAATCGACTTTAACTGGTGAAATCTATTACATAGAAGCAAAAATTAACTCTAAAAGTGCTATGCAAACCATTGCTAAATTATTGAAAAAGCTCAATATCGAGGCTAAAACACCGCTCTTAGAGAACAATGCGATAGAGGACAATACAATAATTAATAGAACTATTAATGATGATAATTATAAATAA
- a CDS encoding ABC transporter permease produces MLNIFKKELKDTFRDQRTLLLTVLLPLVLMSALVFFYEKLMSPDEDLQLHVVTENEQLEFVEGLLDGKENLELRAVDDVEATIQEGEAVAGLVLTGDFEQQIAAGNAPVVQILGDEYSENSYIAMSAIEMALTQYSQAIVSERLGQQNIETAILTPFSVNKIQVIEGDQSVQMMSFLIPMMLVIAVGIGISSSSADFIAGEKERRTMEALLMTPVNRSSFLLGKWLTLVILATVTGILTLGIVFIEIYFFTEQLKAGLTMEGNVWLIGTVALLIIISFAALMASALLLTSIFGKTVKEAQSYGTPIIMVGILPALFITSVGLNELTTTHFLVPILNVFAAFKELFVGIIDIEHVFLTLGVNIVLALVILAVGRILFAKDKWVL; encoded by the coding sequence ATGCTTAATATATTCAAAAAAGAGTTAAAGGATACATTTCGAGATCAACGCACACTACTTTTAACTGTGCTTTTACCATTAGTTTTAATGTCAGCATTAGTATTTTTCTATGAAAAACTGATGTCACCGGACGAGGATCTCCAGCTTCATGTCGTAACAGAAAATGAGCAGCTAGAATTTGTAGAAGGTTTACTGGATGGAAAAGAGAATTTAGAGCTTCGTGCTGTTGATGATGTAGAAGCTACTATTCAAGAAGGTGAAGCAGTGGCTGGGCTTGTTCTTACGGGAGACTTTGAACAGCAAATCGCTGCTGGAAATGCGCCGGTAGTTCAAATTTTAGGCGATGAATATAGTGAAAACAGCTATATTGCCATGTCAGCAATCGAAATGGCATTAACACAATACAGTCAGGCAATTGTTTCAGAACGTTTAGGACAACAAAATATAGAAACGGCTATTTTAACACCTTTTTCAGTGAATAAAATACAAGTGATTGAAGGTGATCAATCCGTACAAATGATGAGCTTCCTTATCCCAATGATGCTTGTTATTGCAGTAGGTATAGGTATTTCATCTTCATCAGCAGATTTTATAGCAGGGGAGAAAGAACGCCGTACGATGGAAGCTTTATTAATGACTCCTGTTAATCGCAGTTCATTTTTATTAGGCAAATGGTTAACACTTGTAATTCTTGCTACTGTTACAGGTATTTTAACGTTAGGAATTGTATTTATTGAAATCTACTTCTTTACAGAACAGTTAAAAGCGGGCTTAACAATGGAAGGAAACGTCTGGTTAATTGGTACGGTCGCTCTTTTAATTATTATTAGTTTCGCTGCATTAATGGCTTCAGCGTTATTGCTGACAAGTATTTTTGGTAAGACGGTAAAAGAAGCACAAAGCTACGGAACACCCATTATTATGGTTGGAATTTTACCAGCTTTATTCATCACAAGCGTCGGGCTAAATGAACTAACTACTACACATTTTTTAGTACCAATTTTAAATGTGTTTGCAGCTTTTAAAGAATTATTTGTTGGAATCATAGATATCGAGCACGTGTTTCTTACACTTGGAGTTAACATAGTGTTAGCATTAGTAATCCTGGCAGTAGGACGTATTTTATTTGCAAAAGATAAATGGGTGTTGTAA
- a CDS encoding ATP-binding cassette domain-containing protein, whose product MIEITAVTKQFQNKKQYITALKQVSLQVHEGEVLGLLGENGAGKTTLLRTIATLIEPSSGSVEVAGFHTVKQSDEVKKRIGVLFGSETGLYERLTTRENLEYFGSLYGLGKHETKVRIEKLAKMFGMRDYLDRKIGGFSKGMRQKVAIARTLLHDPDIVLFDEPTTGLDITSSNTFRQLVHQLKREGKTIIFSSHIVEEVTMLCDRVAMIHKGELVYDGTLEQLYAEEGSSDLNYIFMSKLVRGGNEDA is encoded by the coding sequence ATGATTGAAATTACAGCAGTAACAAAACAATTTCAAAATAAGAAACAATATATAACGGCCTTAAAGCAAGTCTCCTTACAAGTTCATGAGGGTGAGGTACTTGGGCTCCTAGGTGAAAACGGTGCTGGGAAAACAACCTTGCTACGAACAATCGCTACTCTAATTGAACCGTCTTCAGGTAGCGTTGAAGTAGCAGGTTTTCATACCGTAAAGCAATCTGATGAAGTGAAAAAACGAATCGGCGTACTGTTTGGTAGTGAGACAGGACTTTATGAGCGACTGACAACACGTGAAAACTTAGAATATTTTGGTTCACTTTATGGCTTAGGAAAGCATGAAACAAAAGTACGTATTGAAAAATTAGCGAAAATGTTTGGCATGCGAGACTATTTAGATCGTAAAATTGGCGGGTTTTCAAAAGGGATGCGTCAAAAAGTGGCTATTGCAAGAACATTATTGCATGATCCAGATATTGTACTCTTTGATGAACCAACGACAGGGCTAGATATTACATCATCTAATACTTTCCGTCAGCTTGTGCACCAATTGAAACGTGAAGGGAAAACCATTATTTTCTCCAGTCATATTGTAGAGGAAGTAACGATGCTATGTGACCGAGTAGCAATGATTCATAAAGGCGAACTTGTCTATGATGGCACACTTGAACAGCTTTATGCTGAAGAGGGCTCAAGCGATTTAAACTATATTTTCATGAGTAAATTAGTACGTGGAGGGAATGAAGATGCTTAA
- a CDS encoding LytR/AlgR family response regulator transcription factor yields the protein MRVGLVDDRAIDLDKLKAIIEPIEEINIVFATTSAQQAYEEIKKQSIDLLIADIEMPELSGYELADIIHTHALQIMVIFVTGNSGYAVHAFELNVHDYIMKPYTKERLVSSVERLLAKQQKAELSGRIFIKQKSDIHIVQKKDIIFIERSGRATTIFTKNGPVKTYQTLNELEGELRDRLFIRAHRSFIINIQYILNFSLYAKNSYLVSFEGIEEKAVITKENLDTIQKNYF from the coding sequence ATGAGAGTAGGATTAGTAGATGACCGAGCGATTGATTTAGATAAACTAAAAGCAATTATAGAGCCAATCGAAGAAATAAATATTGTTTTTGCTACTACAAGTGCTCAGCAAGCCTATGAGGAAATAAAAAAGCAATCGATTGATTTACTTATTGCGGATATAGAAATGCCCGAATTATCGGGTTACGAATTAGCTGATATTATTCATACACATGCCCTACAAATTATGGTTATCTTTGTAACAGGCAATAGTGGGTACGCTGTTCATGCTTTTGAATTGAACGTACATGATTACATAATGAAGCCCTATACGAAAGAAAGACTTGTATCTTCTGTTGAAAGACTGTTAGCGAAGCAACAAAAAGCCGAGTTATCGGGCCGGATTTTTATTAAGCAAAAATCTGATATTCATATCGTACAAAAAAAGGACATCATATTTATTGAACGTTCAGGACGTGCTACAACGATTTTCACAAAAAATGGTCCTGTAAAAACGTATCAAACTTTAAATGAATTAGAGGGAGAGCTAAGGGACCGTTTGTTTATAAGAGCTCATCGCTCATTTATTATCAATATTCAATACATATTAAATTTTTCGTTATACGCGAAAAATTCCTATTTGGTATCCTTTGAAGGAATTGAAGAAAAAGCAGTTATTACAAAAGAAAACTTAGATACTATACAGAAAAATTACTTTTGA
- a CDS encoding sensor histidine kinase — protein sequence MKHNLYFSIICCTHFALATVGYLSFYISIPISIILAVAAMKRFTLKLDWSVIIHLCMYGVYVLNGKSVQNLLLLFGALLVVIYSSQKQKALFKTSTVQLEVNEKLAEFNRTFQEVRKERHDYLKHVSAIAYLLEKDQVEEAKTYMHGLVKRYEQTNLSIKGEQGAVAAVLYTNYEKARSHNIAINYLLEIPVSNLSLPSDEIVRLIGNILENAMDASIEWQTKYNKQAFIELSLRKKSGLYILTCSNNTIPLPKEIADQLFAKTGVTTKPNHNGLGTSIIRQIVEQHGGYLEFIAEKQTFTITCKIPNVVS from the coding sequence ATGAAGCATAATCTATATTTTTCCATCATTTGTTGTACCCATTTTGCCCTTGCAACAGTAGGCTATCTTTCCTTCTACATAAGCATTCCCATCAGCATCATTTTAGCCGTAGCAGCAATGAAAAGATTTACGTTAAAGCTTGATTGGAGTGTAATAATTCATTTATGTATGTATGGGGTCTATGTATTAAATGGAAAGAGTGTACAAAATCTGCTCTTGCTTTTTGGCGCATTGCTTGTCGTTATTTATAGTTCACAAAAGCAGAAAGCTCTATTTAAGACTTCCACAGTACAGTTAGAAGTAAATGAAAAGCTAGCAGAATTTAATCGTACATTTCAAGAGGTACGTAAAGAACGTCACGATTACTTAAAGCATGTATCAGCAATTGCTTATTTACTGGAAAAAGATCAAGTTGAGGAAGCGAAAACCTATATGCATGGGTTAGTAAAGCGATATGAACAGACGAACTTGTCGATAAAGGGAGAGCAGGGGGCAGTAGCAGCAGTATTATATACAAATTACGAAAAGGCACGAAGCCATAATATTGCTATTAATTATTTGCTTGAAATACCTGTATCAAACTTATCACTACCATCAGATGAAATCGTTCGGCTAATAGGCAATATATTAGAAAATGCGATGGATGCAAGCATTGAATGGCAAACGAAGTATAACAAACAGGCTTTTATTGAATTAAGCCTTCGCAAAAAAAGCGGTCTCTATATATTAACTTGTTCAAACAATACGATCCCCTTACCGAAGGAAATTGCTGACCAATTGTTTGCCAAAACTGGTGTTACAACAAAGCCGAATCATAATGGTTTAGGTACTTCAATTATTCGGCAAATTGTAGAACAGCATGGCGGATATTTAGAATTTATAGCAGAGAAACAAACTTTTACAATTACGTGTAAAATCCCTAATGTCGTTTCATAA
- a CDS encoding VWA domain-containing protein, whose product MKIRLGPLAMAIAATIFLTGCQEDEETKTETSPSTENVVTEDEETPETLEVASEDESILAELEEMDLPEIPIVPQDYVQQGAGLLNNETIGNSEEAHANFLKLFGDVSPLPENATQEELELYYRYIYNITRISLPDPSSVLDAAQFDMEGMPVADPRYKFKENYNLEIILDASGSMRADAGGETRMAQAKREIQNFLASAPEEANVSLRVYGHKGTGNSSDKAMSCGAIEEVYERGPYDEAAFQQAMNQFEPAGWTPIAGALESAAKSFEGLDGETNTNLIYLVSDGIETCDGDPVSAAKSFAGSNISPIINVIGFNADSKAQQQLKEVAKEANGTYTNVQNAEGLRNEFERTEEILQKWKQWSVGAINDKNWRDVHATNDINEFSVDWMNNVRAQVTSEYVAIDILFDEEMITYDQLRALKDLATANFKQGQEAGKNFYEELKQIKEEGIEGMDQLIEESRPDGE is encoded by the coding sequence ATGAAAATAAGATTAGGACCCTTGGCCATGGCCATCGCAGCAACTATTTTCCTTACTGGCTGTCAGGAGGACGAAGAAACAAAGACAGAGACAAGCCCTTCTACAGAAAACGTAGTAACTGAGGATGAGGAAACGCCAGAAACGCTGGAAGTGGCAAGTGAAGACGAAAGTATCCTTGCTGAACTGGAAGAGATGGATCTTCCAGAGATTCCTATAGTACCGCAAGATTATGTTCAACAAGGTGCGGGACTCTTAAACAACGAAACTATAGGGAATTCGGAAGAAGCCCATGCAAACTTCCTAAAATTATTTGGGGATGTATCCCCACTACCGGAGAACGCTACTCAGGAAGAACTGGAACTCTACTACCGCTATATTTATAATATAACGAGAATCAGCCTCCCTGACCCATCCAGTGTATTGGATGCGGCACAGTTTGATATGGAAGGGATGCCTGTAGCAGACCCCCGTTATAAATTCAAAGAGAATTATAATCTCGAAATCATTTTGGATGCCAGTGGTTCCATGCGCGCGGATGCAGGTGGTGAGACACGGATGGCTCAAGCGAAGCGAGAGATTCAGAACTTCCTTGCTTCTGCTCCGGAAGAGGCCAATGTTTCACTTCGAGTTTACGGACATAAAGGAACAGGTAATAGCTCTGATAAGGCGATGTCGTGTGGTGCCATTGAAGAAGTCTATGAGCGAGGCCCATATGATGAAGCTGCTTTCCAACAAGCAATGAATCAGTTTGAGCCTGCTGGCTGGACACCTATTGCCGGTGCACTCGAATCTGCAGCAAAAAGTTTTGAAGGCTTAGATGGGGAGACTAACACCAACCTCATCTACCTAGTGAGTGATGGCATTGAAACATGTGATGGAGATCCTGTCTCAGCAGCGAAAAGCTTTGCCGGAAGCAACATCTCCCCCATCATTAATGTCATTGGCTTTAATGCAGACTCCAAGGCACAGCAACAGCTAAAGGAAGTCGCAAAAGAAGCGAATGGAACGTACACTAACGTTCAAAACGCAGAAGGTCTTCGAAACGAATTCGAACGTACCGAAGAAATTCTTCAAAAATGGAAGCAGTGGAGCGTTGGAGCGATAAATGATAAAAACTGGAGAGACGTTCATGCTACAAATGACATTAATGAATTCAGCGTCGACTGGATGAATAACGTAAGAGCTCAAGTGACTTCTGAATATGTTGCAATCGATATACTTTTTGACGAAGAAATGATTACCTATGACCAATTGAGAGCCCTAAAGGATCTGGCTACTGCCAACTTTAAGCAAGGTCAGGAAGCCGGCAAGAATTTTTATGAGGAACTCAAGCAGATCAAAGAAGAAGGAATTGAAGGCATGGACCAGCTGATTGAAGAATCCCGTCCAGACGGGGAATAA
- a CDS encoding MFS transporter, with protein MVFANSSSLSIWKSIILYLTKIGFFRKTYSWYDVKVVNYYVTHLHSSKKEVFMHSTKLSKQHWLLILTLSLLTFVLGTSEFVIVGILTDISSSLNMTNAKTGTLVSAFAITFAIATPLVMSVTSHLPKRKWMLFLMASFIILNALCIISTGYIMLLTLRIMTAIVTGVLISLAMIVASETIPINKRGLAISFVFGGFTLANVVGVPIGIVIAEDYGWNATFMLTTFLGGLAFLASFFVLPHKLSQVRSSIRDQFSLLTNPRILMAFFIPALGFGATYAVFTYLVPILKEMGAPNKSISIILFSYGFISIFSNILAGKIASQNAIGRLRFVFLVQAVVLTSLFWTTNHFVLGLINIGLMSLMAILLTTSTQLYLIDLAGIYQPKATGLAASLMPVASNVGIAFGSALGGIVYHQGNLMNVAWVGGIIAVCASLLTFFSHQLDQKQNTSE; from the coding sequence ATGGTCTTTGCTAACTCTTCATCCTTATCAATTTGGAAATCCATTATCCTCTACTTGACTAAGATAGGGTTTTTCAGGAAAACATATTCTTGGTATGATGTTAAGGTTGTGAATTACTATGTCACACATTTACATTCATCTAAGAAAGAGGTATTTATGCACTCCACAAAATTATCAAAGCAACATTGGTTGCTAATTTTAACACTTTCTTTATTAACATTTGTTCTTGGGACAAGTGAATTTGTTATTGTCGGAATCTTAACAGATATTTCTTCAAGTCTTAATATGACTAATGCAAAAACCGGTACACTCGTTTCTGCGTTTGCAATTACGTTTGCCATCGCTACACCACTGGTAATGTCAGTCACAAGTCATTTACCAAAGCGTAAATGGATGTTGTTTTTAATGGCATCTTTCATCATTCTAAATGCTTTGTGCATAATTTCGACGGGCTATATCATGCTCCTTACACTACGGATTATGACAGCGATTGTAACAGGAGTTTTAATCTCTCTAGCCATGATTGTAGCAAGTGAAACCATCCCGATTAATAAACGCGGACTTGCTATTTCATTCGTTTTCGGTGGTTTCACACTTGCAAATGTCGTTGGAGTGCCAATTGGTATTGTTATTGCCGAAGATTATGGCTGGAATGCCACTTTCATGTTAACCACTTTCCTAGGAGGATTGGCGTTTTTGGCATCCTTTTTTGTCTTACCTCATAAACTCAGCCAAGTACGCAGTTCGATACGTGATCAGTTTTCTTTATTGACCAATCCTCGTATATTGATGGCTTTTTTCATTCCTGCACTCGGGTTTGGCGCAACATATGCAGTCTTTACATACCTTGTACCAATCTTGAAAGAAATGGGAGCACCAAATAAGTCAATTAGTATAATCTTATTTAGTTATGGATTTATTTCGATTTTCAGCAACATCCTCGCTGGTAAAATTGCTAGCCAAAATGCAATCGGTCGCCTTCGGTTTGTTTTTCTCGTGCAAGCAGTTGTTCTGACGAGTTTATTTTGGACTACCAATCATTTTGTTTTAGGATTAATAAATATTGGATTAATGTCGTTAATGGCTATCCTTTTAACAACATCTACTCAGCTATATTTAATTGACCTTGCAGGAATTTATCAGCCAAAAGCAACAGGACTCGCAGCTTCATTAATGCCAGTGGCAAGCAACGTGGGCATCGCTTTTGGTTCTGCCTTAGGTGGAATTGTGTACCATCAAGGAAATTTAATGAATGTAGCTTGGGTCGGTGGGATAATTGCCGTCTGTGCAAGTCTGCTAACTTTCTTTAGTCATCAATTAGACCAAAAACAAAATACATCAGAATAG
- the mntA gene encoding type VII toxin-antitoxin system MntA family adenylyltransferase antitoxin: MLEKNIEKQLIETIQTKINVDFILLFGSFSKGTNRVDSDIDLAFFSKEQLSSYERFLLANELAEIAGREVDLVDLKQIDTVFTMQIFSQGMPIYIQDENELTRQKMRAYSMYATLSEQRSSLIESIKERGSVFGDE, from the coding sequence ATGCTTGAAAAAAATATTGAAAAGCAGCTAATCGAAACAATTCAAACCAAAATAAATGTGGATTTTATCTTATTATTTGGCTCATTCTCTAAAGGTACAAATCGAGTTGATAGCGACATTGATTTAGCTTTTTTTAGCAAAGAGCAGTTATCATCTTATGAACGTTTTTTACTAGCTAACGAATTAGCTGAAATTGCTGGACGAGAAGTAGATTTAGTCGATCTTAAACAAATTGACACTGTCTTTACAATGCAAATTTTCTCGCAAGGCATGCCTATTTATATCCAAGACGAAAATGAATTAACACGACAAAAAATGCGGGCCTATAGCATGTATGCGACACTAAGTGAGCAACGTTCTAGTTTGATTGAAAGTATTAAAGAAAGAGGAAGTGTTTTTGGAGATGAATGA
- the hepT gene encoding type VII toxin-antitoxin system HepT family RNase toxin — translation MNDVILNKTTTIERCVNRIHEVYEGNPENLKDFTKQDSIILNIQRACEASIDLAMHIVSERKLGVPKASREGFKLLEEADVIDSSLAKTLMNMVGFRNIAVHDYQALDIEILEAILEKHIGDFKTFTKIILQIEA, via the coding sequence ATGAATGATGTAATCTTAAATAAAACTACTACAATTGAACGCTGTGTAAATCGAATTCATGAAGTGTACGAGGGCAATCCTGAAAATTTAAAAGACTTTACTAAACAAGATAGCATTATTTTAAATATTCAACGTGCCTGTGAAGCAAGTATTGATTTAGCAATGCACATTGTAAGCGAACGTAAACTAGGTGTTCCTAAAGCTAGTCGGGAAGGCTTTAAGCTGTTAGAGGAAGCTGATGTAATTGATTCATCATTAGCTAAAACATTAATGAACATGGTTGGTTTTAGAAATATTGCGGTACATGACTATCAAGCGTTAGACATTGAGATTTTAGAAGCCATTTTAGAAAAGCATATTGGTGATTTTAAAACTTTCACTAAAATTATTCTACAAATTGAAGCATAA